From the Musa acuminata AAA Group cultivar baxijiao chromosome BXJ1-2, Cavendish_Baxijiao_AAA, whole genome shotgun sequence genome, one window contains:
- the LOC103975557 gene encoding phenylpropanoylacetyl-CoA synthase, with protein sequence MECTNGFRTTQSADGPATILAIGTANPSNVIDQSAYPDFYFRVTNSEHLQDLKAKFRRICDKAAIKKRHLYLTEEILRENPSLLAPMAPSFDARQEIVVTAVPELAKEAAAKAIKEWGRPKSDITHLVFCSASGVDMPGSDLQLLKLLGLPMSVSRVMLYNVGCHAGGTALRVAKDLAENNRGARVLAVCSEITVLSYRGPDAAHMESLIVQALFGDGAAALVVGADPVEGVERPIFEVASASQVMLPESAEAVGGHLREVGLTFHLKSQLPTIIASNIEQSLAAAFAPLGLSDWNQLFWVVHPGGRAILDQVEARLELHKDRLGATRHVLSEYGNMQSATVLFILDEMRKRSAAAGQATTGDGLDWGVLLGFGPGLSIETVVLHSVQI encoded by the exons ATGGAGTGCACGAACGGCTTCCGCACGACGCAGAGCGCCGACGGCCCGGCGACGATCTTGGCCATCGGCACCGCGAACCCCAGCAACGTCATCGACCAGAGCGCTTATCCTGACTTCTACTTTCGGGTCACCAACTCGGAGCACTTGCAGGATCTCAAAGCCAAGTTCAGACGCATCT GTGACAAGGCGGCGATCAAGAAGCGGCACTTGTATCTGACAGAGGAGATCCTGAGGGAGAACCCGAGCCTGTTGGCTCCCATGGCGCCCTCCTTCGACGCGCGTCAGGAGATCGTGGTGACCGCAGTGCCGGAGCTGGCCAAGGAGGCCGCCGCCAAGGCCATCAAGGAGTGGGGGCGCCCCAAGTCGGACATCACCCACCTCGTCTTCTGCTCCGCCAGCGGCGTCGACATGCCCGGTTCCGATCTCCAGCTCCTCAAGCTCCTTGGCCTGCCCATGTCCGTCAGCCGCGTCATGCTCTACAACGTCGGCTGCCACGCCGGCGGCACGGCGCTCCGCGTCGCCAAGGACCTCGCGGAGAACAACCGCGGCGCCCGTGTGCTTGCCGTCTGCTCCGAGATCACCGTGCTCTCCTACCGCGGCCCCGACGCCGCCCACATGGAGAGCCTCATCGTGCAGGCCCTATTCGGCGACGGGGCGGCGGCGCTCGTCGTGGGGGCGGACCCGGTCGAGGGGGTCGAAAGGCCCATCTTCGAGGTGGCGTCGGCGTCGCAGGTGATGCTCCCGGAGAGCGCGGAGGCGGTGGGGGGCCACCTCCGGGAGGTCGGCCTCACCTTCCACCTCAAGAGCCAGCTGCCGACCATCATCGCCAGCAACATCGAGCAGAGCCTGGCGGCGGCGTTCGCGCCGCTCGGCCTGTCGGACTGGAACCAGCTGTTCTGGGTGGTGCACCCAGGCGGGCGAGCCATCCTGGACCAGGTGGAGGCGCGGCTGGAGCTGCACAAGGACCGCCTCGGGGCGACTCGCCACGTGCTCAGCGAGTACGGAAACATGCAGAGCGCCACGGTTCTCTTCATCCTGGACGAGATGCGGAAGCGGTCGGCGGCGGCGGGCCAAGCCACCACCGGCGACGGTCTCGACTGgggcgtgctcctcggcttcggcCCGGGCCTCTCCATCGAGACCGTCGTCCTCCACAGCGTGCAAATCTAG
- the LOC135606710 gene encoding phenylcoumaran benzylic ether reductase Pyrc5-like: MASEKSKILIIGGTGYIGKFIVFASARLGNPTFALVRSTTAPAGQPEKAKLLSDFQAAGVTLVQGDIYNHESLVKAIKLVDVVISPVGFGQLSDQTKIIDAIKEAGGHIKRYLPSEFGNDVDRSHAVEPAKSTFVVKQQIRRAVEASGIPYTFVSSNFFGGYFLPVLGQAGATGPPTDKVVILGDGNTKAIFLNEDDIGTYTIKAVDDPRTLNKVLYLRPSANILSHNELISLWEKKVGKTFERVYVPEEEVLKQIQEAPIPLNVMLSICHSAFVKGDHTNFEIEPSFGVEATALFPDVKYTTVDEFLNRFL; this comes from the exons AGGTTAGGTAACCCTACCTTCGCTCTCGTCCGGAGCACCACCGCCCCCGCCGGCCAACCCGAGAAGGCCAAGCTCCTGAGCGACTTCCAGGCCGCCGGCGTCACCCTCGTCCAG GGGGATATATATAACCACGAGAGTCTGGTTAAGGCGATCAAGCTGGTGGATGTGGTCATCTCCCCCGTCGGCTTCGGGCAGCTGAGTGATCAGACCAAGATCATCGACGCCATCAAAGAAGCCGGAGGACACATCAAG AGGTACCTTCCATCGGAGTTTGGCAACGACGTAGACCGAAGCCATGCTGTGGAGCCAGCAAAGTCGACCTTTGTCGTCAAGCAACAAATCAGAAGGGCTGTTGAGGCATCGGGTATCCCTTACACCTTTGTATCTTCCAACTTCTTCGGTGGGTATTTCCTCCCGGTATTAGGACAGGCAGGAGCCACTGGTCCTCCCACGGACAAGGTTGTCATCTTAGGTGACGGGAACACAAAAG CGATCTTTCTCAATGAAGACGACATCGGGACATACACAATTAAAGCAGTGGATGATCCGAGAACCCTGAACAAGGTTCTATATCTGAGACCTTCCGCCAACATCTTGTCTCATAACGAGCTCATTTCCCTCTGGGAGAAGAAGGTCGGCAAGACCTTCGAGAGGGTCTACGTCCCGGAGGAAGAAGTCCTGAAGCAGATCCAAG AGGCGCCAATCCCTCTCAACGTCATGCTCTCTATTTGCCACTCCGCCTTTGTGAAGGGTGACCACACCAACTTCGAGATCGAGCCATCTTTCGGCGTGGAGGCCACGGCGCTGTTCCCTGACGTCAAGTACACCACCGTTGACGAATTCCTGAACCGTTTCCTGTGA